The nucleotide window TCAGGTTTATTATACAATGCAACGTCGTAACGGCTTTGAGCACAAGGGCATGCTCTAACAGCAGCTTGTTAGCTAAGTGCTAATTCTTCTTCCTGAAGAATACTGCGCATGTGCACAGAACAGCCAATCGGATTGAGGTCATCGCGACAAGCCTTTGCCTTCAGTCTGGTCtgatttcttttactgtctatgggtctGATGCCTACAATCATCAAGTCTGATCTCCACTTGTTTACAAGTGGTTACGTTATTTCCACACAAAACAGGCTTATCATTGGTTTGAAATGAAcgataaagttttttttaaagaattttATTAGCTTTGCCacaaatattaaatatttacatTATTTACAATCACACGATAGGGGTCTATTATTTAGATTTTCATAAGTAACTGAGGCTAAGTGCGACCAATACTTTCATCATGGGCatttatttttcagtgtcttCTTCTGTTGCAGTTTTCTGTGCCTGAAACTTCGCCCAAGGGTGAGGAGTCTCCTGCCCAGGCATTATCTGTAGCCACACCTGGTAGTATCCACGGAAACCATCAATCTTCTCCAAGTAAGTATTCTTTGATTTATACTGAAAAGAAAACGGCAAGTTAAAAGGTATATAAAAGAAGGGAAATtaacaaaaaatgtttatgaGAGCATTAAAATGTACACTATAGTCATACTGACCTTGTCATAGTTTGGAGGATATTGAGCAGCAAACTCAAGCTGTCTAAGAATGACCTCATTCGGGGCAACCTGCTTCTCTTGCATGGATGCCAGAATCTCCTTGAGGTAGACGTAGTCTAGACGTCTGGTTGCTTGTCTGATAAGTGCACTGTAAACGTGTGCATTGGGTGCAATACGACAAGACTGCACCGGAACAAACAaaagatgcatcatcatatgagaGAGCTGAGATGCTCCAGAAAAACAAAACTTTAGGAGCACATTGCTAGAGAGTAATCAATGTTGATGGTTTCACATACAACTCCTGGTTATTTCCTAGATTCTTCAAtatttcaataataataaagaaattaCTATTTATCCACTCTTGCTCTGGGTGTATTTCTTGCTGTTCAAATACAACACATTTGTATCACACATCACCACATAAAGACAATTAAAATAGCGAGAGCTGAGATCAAGCAGCTCCTTAAATCAAGCATCCTTCCTTTTACATTCCGTCCTTCTCCTTTTCTGTCACTGGGTCAACGAACTGACCAGCGGCTGTCAGGAAAAGTGTTTATTTAGGCTCCTCTTAGACCACAGCTGTCATATCTGGGCAGCAGGGACCTCTGTGAAGCCGTATGAGATGAGGAAATCATGAGGCACACTACAATTCCCATCACCCATCATAATAATCGTACCTCCATGTCAGAGAGCAACTGTAGTCCCTCATGTTTTGTGTTGCAAGCCAAAGCCACGTTACAGAAAGACTGCACGTCTGGAAATAGCCTCCTATTGGACATCATCTCCAGTATGGCCTGACAGCacaggacacacagacaggagaCAATTTGATTGgacagacaaaagagagagataacaagAGATACAACAGAAACAAGAGTCAAGAAGACAGAGGGTGTAACTGCTGAGATAGAGTGTTAAAGTACAAGTTCCAAAACCACAGTGGTCTATAATTCCATCACCAGTGAAACAACAGTTACCCAAAGGGGTCAGAATGGTATGGTGCTGACCTTTGCCCCCTTGAGGTCGCCAGTATTAGCTGCCCTTCTGATTAGTGAGTTGAAGAAGGGGACGTCGAGTTTGATCTTGTTTTCATTGGCCACTGAGAGGAGAGCCTGGACTGCCTGGTCGCCTGGCTCCACAACGTCAGCCAGCAGAGTAAGAGTCTTCAGGGTTGGTTGCAGACCCTGCTCAGCCATCTTGCCAAGGAAACCCTCCATGCTGCCAATCAGTGCCAGCCTGTCAGACGCAGAGCTCACAGTTCCCAGGGAAACGTCGTCAGAGCGCACTGTGGCTGGATCCAGGAGGTTTGGTGGAGAGAAAGCTGACGAGCCAGGTGAGCAGATGGACATAATATAGCTATCGTAAACCTGAAGTGCACCCTGACTGTCTGTAGTCCTTGTTATGTGTTCTCTTTGGGCTTCTTGTGTGTGCAAGTCCATCTTTCCTGTTCTGCATTCTTCAGTCGACTCTATGCTCTTTGTGTATGTCTGCTGTGAGCGTGTATCCACAAACAACTGACTTTCAAAAGCATCAATGTCCAGAGGTCTGGGCCGAGAGCTCTCTTTGATTTTGGCTTTGCGGTCCCTCTTCCCTACCCCGAGAGTGAGAGGGGAGTGATTTTGTTTCTTTAAAAGTAACTTGGAGGCCAGGGCAATATCTCCAATTCCACAGTCCCGCGTGGCACGCAGTAAAATGTTGTAGTTGTGAGTATCCGGCTTTATACCCAACTTTAACATCTGGTGCcaaacctgaaaaaaaaattactGCTGTAATGACTCCTTGTAAATTCAGCCTTTTAAGTCATCATGCAAGTTCAGTCTTTACAGTTTACATaggtgtatactgtatgcagtTTATTGATAGGGTAGTTTGTGTATGATTTGTATGAACCGGCAGACAAGATTACTGTATATTACCTGCAGTGCGAGTCTGAATCCAGCAGTCTTGTCTTTTACACAGCTCATCAGCAAGCAATGAAACGTTTCTTGTGTAATGGGATGACCACTCTCCAGCATatcctacatacacacatagagagagggagagggagagagagggagagagagagaagattcaTTTGCATTTGGTTTTACAATACACAGTTGAGAATATGTCTCTACAGACAGACAATTATATTCATCTTCATTTGTCTTCATTCATCTTTACTGACATATTCCATATATGCCAATATTATGTCTGTACATGAGGGTAAAATGACATAGCCTTGAACTATACCCGGAAGACACGTAAACTGCTTTGGAGGTCAGCAGTGAGAGCCATTGTCTTCAGCAAAGCACGATGGGAAATAGCGTTGAGCAGAATGTTCTTCCTGCGCAGCTCTTGCTCCAGTTTCAGAGCCTGCTCCAACGCTGGCTGTTTCCATGGTGACTCTGCACAAGCATTGAAGAGGGCAGTGTAAGTGGCTTCTGTTGGCTCGAGGCCCCGTTTCTTCATCTGAGCAGGACACAGAACAATTACGTCAAACTAATTTCACATCCATCACAATGGAACACATTAGCAACACGTCAGAAACATGAGGACAGCGCTTGATCAAGAGGAGTAGTCAGTGCACAAATGACAATTTCAGAACAAACAGTGGGCCGAGTGGACTGTCTCTTTTGATCAAGGACAAAAGCTAGAGTGTGTGAGTATCCTACATCTTGATAGAGCTTGAAGGCCTTCTTGATGTAGCCAACCCGACCACAGCCTCCCATCAGCACCGTGTAGTTATACTCCTCAGGTTGAAGTCTCTCTCCTTGTAGCATCTCTGTCTCGAACATGTCCAACGCTTCAGGCAGCTACATAAGACAGAAGGAATGGGGCAAAGGTCAAGATGTACATCTATGTCTGAATAAAATAGCTTTAAACTGCTCCAGGGAAAAACTAAGCATTCTACATAACATTCCTCATTCTTTGAAACAGCTTGTTTACCTTGTCCTGCTTGATGAGTTTCTTGCACTGAAGAAAGTACCAGTATGGCGTGTTTTTCTGTCCTGTCCTAGATCTAAATTTAGGCCGTAGTTTTTCGTCCTCTCCTTCACTGTACCGTAGATCCATGTACTGGGGTGAGGACTTTTTGAATGTCGTTCTGTTGGTGTACTCGGGCGAGTACTCGCCAAATGCATGATCGGGTTTAGAGTTCTCAGCGTTTCGCTCAGTCTGAGGGATGTTCCTGGTGGATTCAATCACATCGGCCCTCTGCCGGGGCTTTCGACGGGGAGTGTGCAGTACTGACGCCGCAAACTGTCTATGTTGTTGGTGTATGTGTCTGACTGGACTAGTAGAGCTCAAACCCAATGTATTTGATGTCAGCACTGACAGCCACGGGACTGTAACACTGTACTTAACACAGTAATGCTGAACACAGAGATCCGCGATGCAAAAGCGTGCCCTAACACACGGATGAGATAATAACCGTAACATTATGAAGACCGTGCAGTACAATTATAATATTAACACACAAATCAAACTAATTTCAATTGGTAACTGCAGCAGACAACTGATGGCAACGGTACTCGCGTGGACAGATGCTTTTCCTCGACGCATGTCAAGGTTCCAGCAAGACTTATCGAATCAATCACCGAAAGATATATAATAGGGTTGGTTATAACTTCTGGCACGTGTGTCTTGTGTGGTATGATACTGTAAATATAAACAGGGCTTTAATGTTAAGCTATCACTCCAAAATAGGAAGTATTGTATTATAAATACGCACAGACAAACAATGCTCTGGAATCTATTGCTTTTTGAGAAACTTCCTGGAAATATTCGTCACTTCCCGAGGAGGACAGCTCGTCAAATTACGAGTCCCTCTGTCGTTGGAGAAAAACAGTTCATAAAATGTAcgcttggtggtggtgggactGTCATCATCGTTGAAGTCGGATCTGAATTGAACAAAGGGTAACTTAACTAATTTCGTGATGTGTTAATCTTAGACGTTCCAGTTATGTAGGACGTCTTTTTAAGATTTCAAATAGACTGCTGAAGGTATAGCAAACTTCTTTTCATAACGTTAGCCGTCCATCAATACAGTATGTTACAGAGCAGTTGATGATGATGCCTGACTGTAACAAAAGCTAGTAGTAAcgttagtagtagtagtatgctGTAAAGTTGGTCAGTAAATTATCTTGTTATCAGTCTTAGCTGAGATCTAGAGGATGATTTTTGTTAGCTATAACTGTTTTAACCTGTGTGCTAGGTTAAGTGACTTACTGTAACTTGCTAGCGTTGACGTTAATCAGACTTTGACCACTCCTATGTCACGCTGTCGTTCAGGCTAACGATGTTTATGTTAACAGAAGCGCATGTATAGTTACTACACGTTGTCAAAAGGAAAATCGTGTTTTCAGGCGAGGATTTCTCTCCGTTTCTCCGGGACAAAGAAGAGGTCTACGTGGGCAGGACAGGTTTTTAGCAATGGGAGCTGTTCTTTCCCGGTGGAAGGTACAATTTCATTCTTGTGTTAAGACTAAATGGTACCGTATGGCATACCTGAGTTGTGGAATACATGGAATGTGgccagtgtatgtatgtgacaaGTGACAACACTAACACTCATATCCTTATCAGGCAAAGCCTTCCACAGTGGAGCTGTTGGAAAGCTTGGACAAGGTAGGCTGGCATCTCAAATGGTATCTCACGAaagctctctgtctttcactcgTTTTTCCTTCAACTCACTCAGATTCTTTTTCCAACATATTCACACAGCatatatgtttgtttatgtatatgtTGTCCTTGTCTCACACTCTTCCTGTCTGTGTGAGCATAGGACTGACAGCCGCATGTGTCCCTCTGTAAAGTATTTTGGCTGACCTTAACTAGCCTCACCTGGCACAGTCACAACTCTGACAGCAGAACTGGAGAGCTAGACTTCTCTTTCAAACTGACATCTGTAGTGTTAACTCACAGCCCAACAGCGGCATAGATCCAgcctagcctgggtgaacccagattAACCACATTTGCAAACAGGTTCGCCTGGGTTAACCCAGGCTAGATCTAGCCCTGATCTGACATGGATGCATGCCAGAACTGGTCAGCTACCTCAGTTGCATATTATCAAGTCTTTTGATAGTTAAATCCTGTTAAACCCACCTGTGTTTCCTAGATCAGTCATTCATCATGTTCTATTGATTTAATCAATGATGAGTGAGAGTTTACACTACAATGACTGTTAATCATTTGAAGGGGTTTACACTAGCAATACCACATTGTTTTATTAGTGAATTTCCCAACTATAAAGGCATAAAGTGTTCTTTAGTGTCTCTATGTCCTCCAACCTCACTGTGTGTCAGTATGTATCTGTATGTCAGTGTATGAAACACGATTGATCTTTCAGTGTCTGCGTGTTGCTATTTCACAGGACATCAAGGACCTTGAGGAGTTTCGGGCAAAGAACCAGCGCCTGCAGAAGCTGTGGGTGGGCCGCCTGCTCTTCTACTCGTCCATGCTCTACCTATTCACCTGCCTGTGCGTCTACTTCTGCTACCTGCCCGACGAGTGGGGCGCTCGGATCGTCATGGCACTACCGCTGCTGGTCTTTCCCGTGCTGTGAGTGCCCTTCTGATAGCAGTGGCTGCCTGGCACCACTATGGCACTCTCCTGTCTACCCATCTGATAGCAGTGGCTGCTTGGCACCACTATGGCATTGGTGGTGGGAGTTACTATTAAACACAGTGGGATGGTCTCTCGTACGTAGATTAAGCTTTTTCCTAGACTAAAAGAAGATTTCAATGGAAACCTTCATTGgagatcttgaatttccccttggggatcaataaagtatctatctctatctatctaactatctatctatctagatatcTTTTAGTATGTGATGGTCTATGTACAGGGGATTGATAGACTCAGTATGTCTTTGCCATCTGTACTGTAATGGCTGAAGGCCCTTTTGGTTCCTTTCATAATGTATGACTCCACTAGTTACCTATTCTAAATTTGACCATAGTAACAACTAAATCAGTACTGTAGGTCAGCCTACATGCAACATGTTGTTAGGACAATTGCAGCCTTTGATGACCTTTGCAGCCTTTGTTAATCTTTGGAAGAGATTttgataatttttttttaattcaatcTATTTTCTTGCCAATTTCACAAGTTaaccttttttgtctttttttctcccctcacCCTAGAGTGTGGTTCTTGAGAAAACTCCTTATCTTCTTGTTTTCCAAACGAACTGAGAGAAACAGTAAGTCCTTTTCTTTAAACTCTCATGCCAAATCTCCATAAATGCAACTCAGATAATACTGTTGACTTTAACTGCTCTTAAAACCCAAACTTAATGTTTACTGTGCTTCTATGTTTTTACAGATGACAAACTAGAAGACttgaaagtagaaaaaaagaAGATAGTAAGTGTCCTTCAGAGTGCTACCAGCACTCTTTTCATGGTTGCTGTTACTTTAACCTGCAGCTAAAAGTAGTGCATTGTGTGCAGATGCTTCCTTGATTTCAGCCTCGCGATGCCCTACTTTATTAGCAGTGGACTCCCTcgtctccctgtctttctctacCTCAGTCCCATCCTGACCTCGTTTCACCGAGGCACAGTCAGGCAGTACTGCCAATGctaacactctaacacacacacacacacacacacacacctcagcagatgcgcacacacacacacacacacacagacactaacacacCTCAGAAGAtacgcacacagatacacatacaacCATGCAAACATACTCACACCATATATGTTCATACATAAATGCTTACTGTATGGACAGTGTGTCTATTGTATAGTGTTCTAGTGTGTCtattgtttgagtgtgtttcactaattcatggtttgggataaatgcagaggccaaatttccctcacgggatcaaaagagtatatatacttacttactataTACTGTTCAGTAATGTTTCTTGTATTTTCTTTATACAAGTTATGATTTAAATTCCTTGTTTCTCAGTTGGAAGAGGTCATGGAGAAGGAAACTTACAAAAATGCCAAACTGATCTTAGAGAGATTTGACCCAGACGCAAAGAAGAAAGCCGTGAGTGTGCACCGTTCAAAACTTTGGGAAGACTTTCAGTTTCAATATTAAGGACTTAGAAAGAAAcccctgttgttgttgttgttgtttgttttgtgttgtgtgaaatCGTTTTGTTTTGCCTTCTCAGGAAGCGGAATCCACTCCCTCGGGATCTCATATGACACCAAGACCAGGTCAGTGGACACGCAGGGTTGTTCGTCCAGATCACTCACATCGGTCATTCCTCCATCTTTCATCTACATTACTTCATTTAGATTTCCATCTAGTTGTTTTGACCGATGCTTCAGATCCAACAGATTTAATTTTCTTCCCATATGTAATttattgtgttttatatgtcacatattttaagtcaaatatTGGTGTATAaaactgtctgtctctcccttctccctgtCCTGTTTCCAGATCTCCGTCGGCGTAACGTTCCCATGGGAACACCGGTGCCAGGGCAACGTCCAGGCCCACCCCTGGGCGCCACGCCGACGGGTACCCCCGTGATGCCCCGCGCTGCCCCAGGTGGGCCCCCCGAGGCGGGCGCAAGCACGAGCGCTGCCCCCCCCCTGAGGAGGAGCCCCACCCCCTACAGTCCGCACATGGGGCCAGGTTAGCCCACCCGCCCCGCACCTCCCTGCCACCAGGGGGCGATACCAGCGGGGCGGCCGCAGGGCCCGTCCGCCCTGCCTCACCCGCTGGCTCAAACCACTGCTCCTAGATTTGGCGTTAGGTCAGGCAGTGTCACTTCCGTGAGTGATAGACAAGGCCCCATCACAGGATCACAGTAACTGCTCAGGGCTCCTGTTTGGCTAGCCTCATGCCAGACTTAACTGGTGTTGATTAGTTCTCTAGTTCTCCCATTTCCTAATGTCACTTCTAATGCAGTTGCTGTAACTAGTTGCAGTTGCTAGTGGGGATTGCACCTCTTTGTTGACCTAGACACGGAGGTGCCTGACTCCCAGGGCAGTTAAGCAGGCTGGGGGCTGAGGGCTGAAGTAGAGGCCCCTCTTTATTACACTCTTGTAGGTATGGAAGTTAATCTGACAAGCTTCTTATAGGGGATCAGATGCATTCTTGTGTAGCATAATAAATCAGATATCCCAGTCAGCAGCTGAGCGTGGGCCGTGTAGAAAGGCTAATTCAGCAAACGTTATGTTTTAGGTTCTCTTAAAATGCCCCCCAATAATCTCCTAAATGCCGTTAAGGTCTTGCAAGCCTCCATCTCTGTcattgtgtcctgtgtgtgggtcttgtgtatgttagtgtctgtttgtgttttgggGGGGGTGGTGACATCCTTTCAGTCTGAGCATGCAGTGTTTAATACCTGAttgcttgtttttgtgtgtgtgtgcttgtgtgtgtgtgtgtgtgtgtgtgcatgtgtgtgcctgtccaTGACAGTTGGCCACCAACCCCCAGGTCCTCAGTTGGTACGACCCATCCTGCCCAGGGAGAGGGGGCCAGTGGACCGTGTCATTGAGTATCTGGTGGGAGACGGACCTCAGAACAGGTGGATATTTTATAATTTACTCCCTGTGTGCCAGAAATGCACGTCAGACTAGAAGCTTAGTCAAAGACAAACCAAAAACACTGCTAGTGAGATAGTATCAGAGGTCTTAAGTGGAGTCTTAGGGCCTGTctacacggagacgctttttaggttaaacacagaggttttgcttcgtcttggccgagcgtccaaacgaatcctttaaacgcactgcccgaaaccgcacttttttgaaacctggtcccagagtggaaaaatctgaaaccgtagcccgtttgaattcgtttagacagcttaaaccgcgACATCCTGCTTAGCAttgatcgatgatgtcatcgccacacctcagctgccctggacttgcacttatagtattgcctaacaatactagttttcatacatgacattacctactaTTACACTCCGtgagataaatatcacaactgatgctgcgcagcgccgatagcttatgacttggtggactgaacactgttttttactgttttttatgcattctagctacggtcagtgacgcgagagaacttacgttattaggaaagtgcggtgtaagtttaggctacattaatttgtgcgtagtgccagtgtcattcatttattttacatgtcttacaacatatatacatgcattcacagtcgagtaaaatcagatataagcatacaaagacgcttagaactcacgttaagccgatggtagcacactgaatgcaaatgcgcgatttgatgcaggcaaaagtattgactgttactaacgaaggttttatagcaatattataaatgtgagtttagtagcctaattgcggtgatagccaaaactaatgtgaatcacggactatcctacaaccaaagaaagtaaaggtgattagtaggcctacctgcgttagccaaataaaggacgggagtgcacccttcacaaacagtaaaataaagtttattagttttacagttgactacagttgacagttcaccatcagtccacacaaacaattctggtttccttgcactagccattttgtcgTAGCatactctgtctgtttgtaaagcgcaagttttggtcaatttctgtaaagaaacagtgccacctataggcctggggtatgaagtatgagtcgtgttgagatggatccgtttggacgcaaatattcttgatgcggttccagggaagacggaggaaaaaaagatcagtttggtacgtgtggactaggccttaatCCGACATTCAGAACAAATGAGGGCATTTGGCAAAACTGAAAGTCATTTTTCTCATCTCCTTTGAAAGGATCATGTACAGATAAAAATGGGTTAAAAGGGAGTTATGTGTTGTAATGAGATCGAAACGCCAAATGCCTGTCATTTACTAGGTCCTGGTGTGTGTTCTTTGCTATGCCTGCTGTCCTTGGAATTACCCCTTGGTGATTAATCACAGAAAAAATCTTTGATTTTAACTGAATTCTTGTCTCTTGCCTCAActgtgctcactcactcactcagtcatacatacatacacacacacatctctctctctctctctctctctcattacacgctcattacacacacatactcgctcgatggtgttttatggctccaacgtcgtcttccaggcagcgctgccattgtcgacttaaaggcacctaaccctaaccccaaccccaaccctaaccttaacccatgactaaccatagcgccttccaggcagcgctgccttgaagacaacgttgggggcattaACATCAAgaaaccacatacacactctctctcacacataaacacacacacacacccgtctctctctctcactcactctctctctctttctctgtgtagaGTGGCAGCTTGTGGCTATAACTAACTACCCCATCATTGGTTCCCCTCTCGTCCTCAGGTATGCGCTCATCTGCCAGCAGTGTTTCTCCCATAACGGCATGGCCCTCAAGGAGGAGTTCGAGTTTGTCGGTGAGATGGGCGATTCCAACACACtttggcaacacacacacacacacacacacacacacacagtattgtcAGTTCCATAGGTCCTTATCATGCGGCGTACATTCTCTTAGGCTGTCTTCAATCTCGTTAGTCTCCAAGGACATTaagtctcttgctttctctctctcacacacacgcacacacacacactacatcataTGTAGAATTATACatagacaaaaacacaaacacactcttgtgacacacacttacacacatacaaacagagtCACTCACCGACTCCTGCAGTTTGTCACGCATactgacacatgcacacttgcATACGTAACATACCTCTTATGCTCACACAAATCTGCACACCCTGTTATGACCTGTTCACCAGGGTACCTGGGCTCCGTTGTgtcatgatagatagatagatagatagatagatactttattgatccccaaggggaaattcaaggtctcagtagcatacagacatcacacacaacatgcacttacagcagaaaaagtgaTAAACATATAagaaaaactccactgtacaatagagacagtagaagataaacatgatactaaTAAATAGGATTGACATGATCAATGTGATCCACCCACCAGCAGGTGGCGCTGACTGAtcttcctgtcctctctctctctctagcctacAGGTGTGCCTACTGTTACTTCCTGAACCCAGCCCGCAAGACACGCCCCCAGGCGCCCCGCCTCCCAGAGTTCAGCTTCGAGAGACGCCTGCGCTCGGGCTCTCCGGCCCCAGAGTCCTCGGAGGCGCGGGACAGCGCTGAGGACAGCGACGCGGGCACAGGTGGGCACACACGCGGGCACAGATGGGCGCACTGTTGAGGTTGGCGACGCGGGCACAGATGGGCACACTGTTGAGGTTGGCGACGCGGGCACAGATGGGCACACTGTTGAGGTTGGCGACGCGGGCACAGATGGGTGCACAGATGGGCACACTGTTGAGGTCGGCGTCAGCGCCGTGTCTGCCATGGCGTCGTTTAGAGGCAGGAAGCTCGTTTTCTCGATCACCTCGAGACGCTGCAGGTCCGACTGTGTGCCACCGCTGTGCTTCACATCCACAGACGTAAACATAAAGAAATTAGACACACACTgtcctcatacacactcatgcagcagaaacacacactgtcctcatacacactcatgcacggTTTGGACAAATTAGACACACaacgcagaaacacacactgtcctaatacacactcatgcacggTTTGGACATGATGATggtctgtagacctgttggagAGGTTAGTCGTCGTTCCATCCTGTTATTTCATTCATCTGTGATTATTCATTCCGCTGAGCATCATGTGACCTCTAAACCTCAACATTTTCCTTATCTGTTTCATTTTCAATTGTTTGTCATGAAGTTTTGCCATGAAATAGAAGGTTGTTCATTGTAGTTCATTGtaatccattgtgtgtgtgtgtgtgtgtgtgtgtgtgtgtgtgtgtgtgtgtgtgtgtgtgtgttcatcctcCCTTGTCTGTTCCAGAGGGTCAACATGGACAAACGGTATTGTGTTGATGTGCTTTtccgtgtgctgtgtgtgtgtgttgtagagagGATAGGTGGTACTGGAGGTGTTGCGTCGGGTAGTGCTTCTCCCCCGACTTCAGCAGCTGCTCCATGGAATAAAGTACACAGTTTCAGCAGTTCCCCAAACTCAGGTctccaggagcacacacacacacac belongs to Alosa alosa isolate M-15738 ecotype Scorff River chromosome 23, AALO_Geno_1.1, whole genome shotgun sequence and includes:
- the ptcd1 gene encoding pentatricopeptide repeat-containing protein 1, mitochondrial, whose translation is MLRLLSHPCVRARFCIADLCVQHYCVKYSVTVPWLSVLTSNTLGLSSTSPVRHIHQQHRQFAASVLHTPRRKPRQRADVIESTRNIPQTERNAENSKPDHAFGEYSPEYTNRTTFKKSSPQYMDLRYSEGEDEKLRPKFRSRTGQKNTPYWYFLQCKKLIKQDKLPEALDMFETEMLQGERLQPEEYNYTVLMGGCGRVGYIKKAFKLYQDMKKRGLEPTEATYTALFNACAESPWKQPALEQALKLEQELRRKNILLNAISHRALLKTMALTADLQSSLRVFRDMLESGHPITQETFHCLLMSCVKDKTAGFRLALQVWHQMLKLGIKPDTHNYNILLRATRDCGIGDIALASKLLLKKQNHSPLTLGVGKRDRKAKIKESSRPRPLDIDAFESQLFVDTRSQQTYTKSIESTEECRTGKMDLHTQEAQREHITRTTDSQGALQVYDSYIMSICSPGSSAFSPPNLLDPATVRSDDVSLGTVSSASDRLALIGSMEGFLGKMAEQGLQPTLKTLTLLADVVEPGDQAVQALLSVANENKIKLDVPFFNSLIRRAANTGDLKGAKAILEMMSNRRLFPDVQSFCNVALACNTKHEGLQLLSDMESCRIAPNAHVYSALIRQATRRLDYVYLKEILASMQEKQVAPNEVILRQLEFAAQYPPNYDKYKSKNTYLEKIDGFRGYYQVWLQIMPGQETPHPWAKFQAQKTATEEDTEK